The proteins below are encoded in one region of Chrysemys picta bellii isolate R12L10 chromosome 4, ASM1138683v2, whole genome shotgun sequence:
- the JKAMP gene encoding JNK1/MAPK8-associated membrane protein isoform X4 — translation MAMLPLILHWFFIEWYSGKKSSSALFQHLTALFECSVAAIVTLLVSDPVGFLYIRSCKVVMLSDWYTMLYNPSPDYITTVHCTHEAVYPLYTIVFIYYAFCLVLMMLLRPLLVKKIACGLGKSDRFKSIYAALYFFPILTLLQAVGGGLLYYAFPYIILVLSLVTLAVYMSASEVESFKDLLVRKKRLVVLSSHWLLHAYGIISISKLERLGQDLPLLALVPAPALFYLLTAKYTEPSRILSEGANGH, via the exons ATGGCCATGCTTCCTTTGATTTTGCACTGGTTCTTCATTGAATGGTATTCAGGGAAAAAGAG TTCCAGTGCATTGTTTCAGCATCTTACTGCCTTATTTGAATGCAGTGTTGCAGCAATAGTTACACTGCTTGTGAGTGATCCAGTAGGTTTTCTGTATATCCGTTCTTGCAAGGTAGTGATGCTTTCTGACTGGTATACAATGCTTTACAACCCAAGTCCTGATTATATTACAACTGTACACTGTACTCATGAAGCTGTCTATCCTCT ATACACCATTGTATTTATATACTATGCCTTCTGTCTGGTGTTGATGATGCTGCTCCGACCTCTTCTGGTTAAGAAGATTGCCTGTGGGTTAGGAAAGTCAGATCGATTTAAAAGTATTTATGCAGCACTTTACTTCTTCCCTATTCTAACTCTACTTCAAGCAGTTGGAGGAGGCCTGctct ATTATGCATTCCCATATATTATATTGGTGTTATCTTTGGTTACTCTGGCTGTGTACATGTCTGCTTCTGAAGTAGAG TCTTTCAAGGACCTTCTTGTCAGGAAGAAAAGGCTTGTCGTTCTTTCTAGCCACTGGTTACTTCACGCCTATGGAATCATCTCTATTTCCAAACTGGAGAGACTTGGCCAGGATCTACCACTGTTGGCTTTGGTACCTGCACCTGCCCTCTTTTACTTACTTACTGCAAAGTACACTGAACCTTCACGCATCCTTTCAGAAGGAGCAAATGGACATTAA
- the JKAMP gene encoding JNK1/MAPK8-associated membrane protein isoform X1 yields the protein MYYSVATLVFLKAVDIQPACLGLYCGRTVQYINASTEIYGDCGVCPRGQRTDGDKICRECTGSPGHYDWLYLGFMAMLPLILHWFFIEWYSGKKSSSALFQHLTALFECSVAAIVTLLVSDPVGFLYIRSCKVVMLSDWYTMLYNPSPDYITTVHCTHEAVYPLYTIVFIYYAFCLVLMMLLRPLLVKKIACGLGKSDRFKSIYAALYFFPILTLLQAVGGGLLYYAFPYIILVLSLVTLAVYMSASEVESFKDLLVRKKRLVVLSSHWLLHAYGIISISKLERLGQDLPLLALVPAPALFYLLTAKYTEPSRILSEGANGH from the exons ATGTACTACAGTGTTGCAACTCTTGTATTTTTAAAAGCTGTAGATATCCAACCAGCCTGCCTTGGATTGTATTGTGGGAGAACGGTGCAATATATAAATGCGTCAACTGAAATCTATGGCGACTGTGGG GTTTGTCCTAGAGGACAGCGAACAGATGGGGATAAAATCTGTCGGGAGTGTACAGGATCTCCAGGGCATTATGACTGGCTATATCTTGGCTTTATGGCCATGCTTCCTTTGATTTTGCACTGGTTCTTCATTGAATGGTATTCAGGGAAAAAGAG TTCCAGTGCATTGTTTCAGCATCTTACTGCCTTATTTGAATGCAGTGTTGCAGCAATAGTTACACTGCTTGTGAGTGATCCAGTAGGTTTTCTGTATATCCGTTCTTGCAAGGTAGTGATGCTTTCTGACTGGTATACAATGCTTTACAACCCAAGTCCTGATTATATTACAACTGTACACTGTACTCATGAAGCTGTCTATCCTCT ATACACCATTGTATTTATATACTATGCCTTCTGTCTGGTGTTGATGATGCTGCTCCGACCTCTTCTGGTTAAGAAGATTGCCTGTGGGTTAGGAAAGTCAGATCGATTTAAAAGTATTTATGCAGCACTTTACTTCTTCCCTATTCTAACTCTACTTCAAGCAGTTGGAGGAGGCCTGctct ATTATGCATTCCCATATATTATATTGGTGTTATCTTTGGTTACTCTGGCTGTGTACATGTCTGCTTCTGAAGTAGAG TCTTTCAAGGACCTTCTTGTCAGGAAGAAAAGGCTTGTCGTTCTTTCTAGCCACTGGTTACTTCACGCCTATGGAATCATCTCTATTTCCAAACTGGAGAGACTTGGCCAGGATCTACCACTGTTGGCTTTGGTACCTGCACCTGCCCTCTTTTACTTACTTACTGCAAAGTACACTGAACCTTCACGCATCCTTTCAGAAGGAGCAAATGGACATTAA
- the JKAMP gene encoding JNK1/MAPK8-associated membrane protein isoform X3, which translates to MNIQPACLGLYCGRTVQYINASTEIYGDCGVCPRGQRTDGDKICRECTGSPGHYDWLYLGFMAMLPLILHWFFIEWYSGKKSSSALFQHLTALFECSVAAIVTLLVSDPVGFLYIRSCKVVMLSDWYTMLYNPSPDYITTVHCTHEAVYPLYTIVFIYYAFCLVLMMLLRPLLVKKIACGLGKSDRFKSIYAALYFFPILTLLQAVGGGLLYYAFPYIILVLSLVTLAVYMSASEVESFKDLLVRKKRLVVLSSHWLLHAYGIISISKLERLGQDLPLLALVPAPALFYLLTAKYTEPSRILSEGANGH; encoded by the exons ATGA ATATCCAACCAGCCTGCCTTGGATTGTATTGTGGGAGAACGGTGCAATATATAAATGCGTCAACTGAAATCTATGGCGACTGTGGG GTTTGTCCTAGAGGACAGCGAACAGATGGGGATAAAATCTGTCGGGAGTGTACAGGATCTCCAGGGCATTATGACTGGCTATATCTTGGCTTTATGGCCATGCTTCCTTTGATTTTGCACTGGTTCTTCATTGAATGGTATTCAGGGAAAAAGAG TTCCAGTGCATTGTTTCAGCATCTTACTGCCTTATTTGAATGCAGTGTTGCAGCAATAGTTACACTGCTTGTGAGTGATCCAGTAGGTTTTCTGTATATCCGTTCTTGCAAGGTAGTGATGCTTTCTGACTGGTATACAATGCTTTACAACCCAAGTCCTGATTATATTACAACTGTACACTGTACTCATGAAGCTGTCTATCCTCT ATACACCATTGTATTTATATACTATGCCTTCTGTCTGGTGTTGATGATGCTGCTCCGACCTCTTCTGGTTAAGAAGATTGCCTGTGGGTTAGGAAAGTCAGATCGATTTAAAAGTATTTATGCAGCACTTTACTTCTTCCCTATTCTAACTCTACTTCAAGCAGTTGGAGGAGGCCTGctct ATTATGCATTCCCATATATTATATTGGTGTTATCTTTGGTTACTCTGGCTGTGTACATGTCTGCTTCTGAAGTAGAG TCTTTCAAGGACCTTCTTGTCAGGAAGAAAAGGCTTGTCGTTCTTTCTAGCCACTGGTTACTTCACGCCTATGGAATCATCTCTATTTCCAAACTGGAGAGACTTGGCCAGGATCTACCACTGTTGGCTTTGGTACCTGCACCTGCCCTCTTTTACTTACTTACTGCAAAGTACACTGAACCTTCACGCATCCTTTCAGAAGGAGCAAATGGACATTAA
- the JKAMP gene encoding JNK1/MAPK8-associated membrane protein isoform X2 has translation MTVDIQPACLGLYCGRTVQYINASTEIYGDCGVCPRGQRTDGDKICRECTGSPGHYDWLYLGFMAMLPLILHWFFIEWYSGKKSSSALFQHLTALFECSVAAIVTLLVSDPVGFLYIRSCKVVMLSDWYTMLYNPSPDYITTVHCTHEAVYPLYTIVFIYYAFCLVLMMLLRPLLVKKIACGLGKSDRFKSIYAALYFFPILTLLQAVGGGLLYYAFPYIILVLSLVTLAVYMSASEVESFKDLLVRKKRLVVLSSHWLLHAYGIISISKLERLGQDLPLLALVPAPALFYLLTAKYTEPSRILSEGANGH, from the exons ATGA CTGTAGATATCCAACCAGCCTGCCTTGGATTGTATTGTGGGAGAACGGTGCAATATATAAATGCGTCAACTGAAATCTATGGCGACTGTGGG GTTTGTCCTAGAGGACAGCGAACAGATGGGGATAAAATCTGTCGGGAGTGTACAGGATCTCCAGGGCATTATGACTGGCTATATCTTGGCTTTATGGCCATGCTTCCTTTGATTTTGCACTGGTTCTTCATTGAATGGTATTCAGGGAAAAAGAG TTCCAGTGCATTGTTTCAGCATCTTACTGCCTTATTTGAATGCAGTGTTGCAGCAATAGTTACACTGCTTGTGAGTGATCCAGTAGGTTTTCTGTATATCCGTTCTTGCAAGGTAGTGATGCTTTCTGACTGGTATACAATGCTTTACAACCCAAGTCCTGATTATATTACAACTGTACACTGTACTCATGAAGCTGTCTATCCTCT ATACACCATTGTATTTATATACTATGCCTTCTGTCTGGTGTTGATGATGCTGCTCCGACCTCTTCTGGTTAAGAAGATTGCCTGTGGGTTAGGAAAGTCAGATCGATTTAAAAGTATTTATGCAGCACTTTACTTCTTCCCTATTCTAACTCTACTTCAAGCAGTTGGAGGAGGCCTGctct ATTATGCATTCCCATATATTATATTGGTGTTATCTTTGGTTACTCTGGCTGTGTACATGTCTGCTTCTGAAGTAGAG TCTTTCAAGGACCTTCTTGTCAGGAAGAAAAGGCTTGTCGTTCTTTCTAGCCACTGGTTACTTCACGCCTATGGAATCATCTCTATTTCCAAACTGGAGAGACTTGGCCAGGATCTACCACTGTTGGCTTTGGTACCTGCACCTGCCCTCTTTTACTTACTTACTGCAAAGTACACTGAACCTTCACGCATCCTTTCAGAAGGAGCAAATGGACATTAA
- the JKAMP gene encoding JNK1/MAPK8-associated membrane protein isoform X7: protein MNIQPACLGLYCGRTVQYINASTEIYGDCGVCPRGQRTDGDKICRECTGSPGHYDWLYLGFMAMLPLILHWFFIEWYSGKKSSSALFQHLTALFECSVAAIVTLLVSDPVGFLYIRSCKVVMLSDWYTMLYNPSPDYITTVHCTHEAVYPLYTIVFIYYAFCLVLMMLLRPLLVKKIACGLGKSDRFKSIYAALYFFPILTLLQAVGGGLLFFQGPSCQEEKACRSF, encoded by the exons ATGA ATATCCAACCAGCCTGCCTTGGATTGTATTGTGGGAGAACGGTGCAATATATAAATGCGTCAACTGAAATCTATGGCGACTGTGGG GTTTGTCCTAGAGGACAGCGAACAGATGGGGATAAAATCTGTCGGGAGTGTACAGGATCTCCAGGGCATTATGACTGGCTATATCTTGGCTTTATGGCCATGCTTCCTTTGATTTTGCACTGGTTCTTCATTGAATGGTATTCAGGGAAAAAGAG TTCCAGTGCATTGTTTCAGCATCTTACTGCCTTATTTGAATGCAGTGTTGCAGCAATAGTTACACTGCTTGTGAGTGATCCAGTAGGTTTTCTGTATATCCGTTCTTGCAAGGTAGTGATGCTTTCTGACTGGTATACAATGCTTTACAACCCAAGTCCTGATTATATTACAACTGTACACTGTACTCATGAAGCTGTCTATCCTCT ATACACCATTGTATTTATATACTATGCCTTCTGTCTGGTGTTGATGATGCTGCTCCGACCTCTTCTGGTTAAGAAGATTGCCTGTGGGTTAGGAAAGTCAGATCGATTTAAAAGTATTTATGCAGCACTTTACTTCTTCCCTATTCTAACTCTACTTCAAGCAGTTGGAGGAGGCCTGctct TCTTTCAAGGACCTTCTTGTCAGGAAGAAAAGGCTTGTCGTTCTTTCTAG
- the JKAMP gene encoding JNK1/MAPK8-associated membrane protein isoform X5 has translation MSERSPRDIQPACLGLYCGRTVQYINASTEIYGDCGVCPRGQRTDGDKICRECTGSPGHYDWLYLGFMAMLPLILHWFFIEWYSGKKSSSALFQHLTALFECSVAAIVTLLVSDPVGFLYIRSCKVVMLSDWYTMLYNPSPDYITTVHCTHEAVYPLYTIVFIYYAFCLVLMMLLRPLLVKKIACGLGKSDRFKSIYAALYFFPILTLLQAVGGGLLFFQGPSCQEEKACRSF, from the exons ATGAGTGAGCGCAGCCCCCGGG ATATCCAACCAGCCTGCCTTGGATTGTATTGTGGGAGAACGGTGCAATATATAAATGCGTCAACTGAAATCTATGGCGACTGTGGG GTTTGTCCTAGAGGACAGCGAACAGATGGGGATAAAATCTGTCGGGAGTGTACAGGATCTCCAGGGCATTATGACTGGCTATATCTTGGCTTTATGGCCATGCTTCCTTTGATTTTGCACTGGTTCTTCATTGAATGGTATTCAGGGAAAAAGAG TTCCAGTGCATTGTTTCAGCATCTTACTGCCTTATTTGAATGCAGTGTTGCAGCAATAGTTACACTGCTTGTGAGTGATCCAGTAGGTTTTCTGTATATCCGTTCTTGCAAGGTAGTGATGCTTTCTGACTGGTATACAATGCTTTACAACCCAAGTCCTGATTATATTACAACTGTACACTGTACTCATGAAGCTGTCTATCCTCT ATACACCATTGTATTTATATACTATGCCTTCTGTCTGGTGTTGATGATGCTGCTCCGACCTCTTCTGGTTAAGAAGATTGCCTGTGGGTTAGGAAAGTCAGATCGATTTAAAAGTATTTATGCAGCACTTTACTTCTTCCCTATTCTAACTCTACTTCAAGCAGTTGGAGGAGGCCTGctct TCTTTCAAGGACCTTCTTGTCAGGAAGAAAAGGCTTGTCGTTCTTTCTAG
- the JKAMP gene encoding JNK1/MAPK8-associated membrane protein isoform X6: MTVDIQPACLGLYCGRTVQYINASTEIYGDCGVCPRGQRTDGDKICRECTGSPGHYDWLYLGFMAMLPLILHWFFIEWYSGKKSSSALFQHLTALFECSVAAIVTLLVSDPVGFLYIRSCKVVMLSDWYTMLYNPSPDYITTVHCTHEAVYPLYTIVFIYYAFCLVLMMLLRPLLVKKIACGLGKSDRFKSIYAALYFFPILTLLQAVGGGLLFFQGPSCQEEKACRSF, translated from the exons ATGA CTGTAGATATCCAACCAGCCTGCCTTGGATTGTATTGTGGGAGAACGGTGCAATATATAAATGCGTCAACTGAAATCTATGGCGACTGTGGG GTTTGTCCTAGAGGACAGCGAACAGATGGGGATAAAATCTGTCGGGAGTGTACAGGATCTCCAGGGCATTATGACTGGCTATATCTTGGCTTTATGGCCATGCTTCCTTTGATTTTGCACTGGTTCTTCATTGAATGGTATTCAGGGAAAAAGAG TTCCAGTGCATTGTTTCAGCATCTTACTGCCTTATTTGAATGCAGTGTTGCAGCAATAGTTACACTGCTTGTGAGTGATCCAGTAGGTTTTCTGTATATCCGTTCTTGCAAGGTAGTGATGCTTTCTGACTGGTATACAATGCTTTACAACCCAAGTCCTGATTATATTACAACTGTACACTGTACTCATGAAGCTGTCTATCCTCT ATACACCATTGTATTTATATACTATGCCTTCTGTCTGGTGTTGATGATGCTGCTCCGACCTCTTCTGGTTAAGAAGATTGCCTGTGGGTTAGGAAAGTCAGATCGATTTAAAAGTATTTATGCAGCACTTTACTTCTTCCCTATTCTAACTCTACTTCAAGCAGTTGGAGGAGGCCTGctct TCTTTCAAGGACCTTCTTGTCAGGAAGAAAAGGCTTGTCGTTCTTTCTAG